A genomic window from Phyllopteryx taeniolatus isolate TA_2022b chromosome 2, UOR_Ptae_1.2, whole genome shotgun sequence includes:
- the dbx1a gene encoding homeobox protein DBX1-A — MMIPSVIAPPALYPGLYRPAAAALPHLHHSLPTALPTHSSFLVEDLLRISHPAAFLNRTPPTAAAAAATTTISFADVCVDRGLPKTSSSKDPTFLKFGVSAILAPTPKTPASPPPVTSMHSKSFHVPCFDGTFQPMFRTPYLHAASSPVPIPGTFSWPLAARGKPRRGMLRRAVFSDVQRKALEKMFQKQKYISKPDRKKLASKLGLKDSQVKIWFQNRRMKWRNSKERELLSSGGCREQTLPTKANPHPDLSDVGKKSEDDDEDEEEAFGRQTTPGSCGISSPSLSIKHSDFSESDEEEITVS, encoded by the exons ATGATGATCCCAAGCGTCATCGCGCCCCCCGCCCTCTATCCCGGCCTCTACCGGCCCGCGGCCGCCGCTCTGCCGCATCTGCACCACAGCTTGCCCACGGCCTTGCCCACCCACTCCAGCTTCCTCGTGGAGGACCTACTACGGATAAGCCACCCCGCCGCCTTCCTAAACCGGACACCgcccaccgccgccgccgccgccgcgacCACCACGATATCGTTCGCCGACGTGTGCGTGGATCGAGGCTTGCCCAAAACGTCGAGCAGCAAAGATCCCACTTTCCTCAAGTTCGGAGTGAGCGCCATCCTTGCACCGACCCCAAAGACAC CGGCGTCCCCCCCGCCGGTCACCAGCATGCACTCCAAGAGCTTCCACGTCCCCTGCTTTGACGGAACCTTCCAGCCCATGTTCAGGACGCCTTATTTACACGCAG CTTCTTCTCCCGTGCCAATCCCGGGGACCTTCTCCTGGCCGCTGGCCGCCCGAGGGAAGCCCCGCAGAGGGATGCTCCGGAGGGCCGTCTTCTCCGACGTGCAGCGCAAAGCGTTGGAGAAGATGTTCCAAAAACAGAAGTACATCAGCAAGCCCGACAGGAAGAAGCTGGCCTCCAAACTCGGCCTGAAAGACTCACAG GTGAAGATTTGGTTCCAGAACAGGCGGATGAAGTGGCGGAACTCGAAGGAGCGCGAGCTGCTCTCCTCCGGCGGCTGCCGCGAGCAGACGCTGCCCACCAAGGCCAACCCGCACCCGGACCTCAGCGATGTGGGCAAGAAGTCcgaagacgacgacgaggacgaggaggaggctTTCGGCAGGCAGACGACGCCGGGCTCCTGCGGTATCTCCTCTCCTTCGCTCTCCATCAAGCACTCGGACTTCTCGGAGTCAGACGAAGAGGAGATAACCGTGTCGTAG